A DNA window from Theobroma cacao cultivar B97-61/B2 chromosome 5, Criollo_cocoa_genome_V2, whole genome shotgun sequence contains the following coding sequences:
- the LOC18598406 gene encoding aluminum-activated malate transporter 8, protein MDIESTAQEKARFCGIACGSAKALPDMLKAKVISIAKSIMKLEQDDPRRLIHSLKVGLALTLVSLLYYARPLYDGFGVSGMWAVLTVVVVFEFTVGGTLSKSLNRGFATFSAGALGIGADYFAGLFGKQGEPIVLGILVFLLATAATFSRFFPRIKARYDYGVLIFILTFSLVAVSGYRVDELVVLAHQRLSTIIMGGATCMLISIFVCPVWAGEDLHRAVASNLEKLASYLEGFGGAYFQSHEDDGSGVVSKDGKSFHQGYKSILNSKNSEESLANFARWEPGHGRFRLRHPWKHYLKIGALARQCAYQIEAINGCIDSDIQASQEFKSKIEGSCKRMSAECGKALKALATAMKTMTDPSSTNPHVENSKAAMKDLKFALKAASLEDEDFLAIVPAATVASILVEIVKSVEKISEAANELSQLARFKKVEPTVSPEKPQQLLHRGIIQPVLDADSNDNVVIAIHEISTDSPENEKPGHQVPKPGQRFMEV, encoded by the exons ATGGATATTGAGTCAACAGCTCAAGAGAAAGCCAGGTTTTGTGGGATTGCTTGCGGCAGCGCTAAGGCCTTGCCTGATATGTTGAAGGCCAAGGTTATATCAATTGCTAAGAGCATCATGAAGCTTGAGCAAGATGACCCAAGAAGGCTCATTCACTCCCTGAAAGTGGGCCTTGCTCTCACATTGGTGTCGTTATTATACTACGCTAGACCTCTCTATGATGGTTTTGGGGTGTCAGGAATGTGGGCAGTGCTAACAGTTGTGGTTGTATTTGAATTCACAGTAG GTGGAACTCTAAGCAAGAGTTTAAATAGAGGATTTGCAACATTTTCCGCTGGTGCTCTTGGAATTGGAGCAGACTATTTTGCAGGTCTCTTTGGAAAGCAAGGAGAACCCATTGTCCTAGGAATCCTTGTTTTCCTGCTAG CTACAGCAGCTACATTCTCAAGATTCTTTCCAAGGATCAAGGCAAGATATGATTATGGAGTCCTGATATTTATACTGACCTTCAGTTTGGTAGCTGTTTCGGGGTACCGAGTTGATGAACTGGTGGTGCTAGCCCATCAAAGACTATCAACAATTATAATGGGAGGAGCAACCTGCATGCTTATATCCATTTTTGTTTGTCCAGTATGGGCTGGTGAAGATCTTCACAGGGCAGTCGCTTCCAACCTGGAAAAGCTAGCTAGTTACCTAGAAG GATTTGGAGGTGCATATTTTCAATCCCATGAAGATGATGGGAGTGGTGTGGTTTCAAAGGATGGCAAGTCATTTCATCAGGGATATAAAAGTATTCTCAACTCAAAGAACAGCGAAGAATCTTTG GCAAATTTTGCTAGATGGGAACCTGGACATGGCCGCTTCCGACTCCGTCACCCATGGAAACACTACTTGAAGATTGGAGCTCTTGCTCGACAATGTGCCTATCAGATTGAAGCTATCAACGGCTGCATTGACTCTGATATCCAA GCATCACAAGAATTCAAAAGTAAAATTGAAGGATCATGTAAAAGAATGAGTGCAGAATGTGGTAAGGCACTAAAAGCATTAGCCACAGCAATGAAAACAATGACAGATCCATCCTCCACGAATCCCCATGTGGAGAACTCCAAAGCTGCCATGAAAGACCTCAAATTTGCTCTCAAAGCAGCCTCCTTAGAAGATGAAGACTTCCTAGCAATAGTACCAGCTGCCACAGTCGCTTCAATTCTGGTCGAGATTGTCAAATCCGTAGAGAAAATTTCAGAAGCAGCCAATGAACTTTCCCAACTAGCTCGTTTCAAGAAAGTGGAACCGACTGTTTCACCAGAGAAACCACAGCAGCTGCTTCACAGGGGAATCATCCAACCCGTTTTGGATGCTGATAGCAACGATAATGTTGTTATCGCAATACATGAAATATCCACTGATTCGCCAGAGAATGAGAAACCTGGCCATCAGGTACCAAAGCCTGGCCAAAGATTTATGGAAGTGTAA